From a single Nicotiana tomentosiformis chromosome 2, ASM39032v3, whole genome shotgun sequence genomic region:
- the LOC138905183 gene encoding uncharacterized protein, with product MTWVLDAEIHLDAMGLGDAIKDKNKASTQDCAKVLIFLRHHLDEWLKLEYLTVKDPLVFWNDLKERYDNLKLVTLPQAQYDWAHLRLQDFKCISEYNSAMFRITSKLKLYGDTITDYDMLEKTFTTFHASNMVLQQQY from the coding sequence ATGACATgggtgttggatgctgaaatccatttagatgcaatgggtcttggagacgccattaaagacaaaaataaagcatctacccaagactgtgctaaggtcttgattttcttgcgccatcaccttgatgaatgGTTGAAGCTAGAATATCTCACAGTAAAAGATCCACTTGTTTTTTGGAATGacttaaaggaaagatatgacaacttaaagttggtcacTCTTCCACAAGCACAATATGATTGGGCTCATCTGAGACTCCAAGACTTTAAGTGTAtttctgaatataattctgcgatgttcagaattacttctaaattgaaactctATGGAGATACTATCACtgactatgatatgcttgaaaaaacgttcacaacgtttcatgcctccaatatggtcTTGCAACAGCAGTACTga
- the LOC104106773 gene encoding zinc finger BED domain-containing protein RICESLEEPER 1-like codes for MYVDDHCLELSETAGHPSSEDWQNVKVFLKFLEIFYQTTLKFSETSHITSNSFFHELFNLQSLIVQYSDDVDSSLTNMAKKMKLKFDKYWADFEDMNMLLFVVVVLDPRYKMKYVKFLFSKFYSPLEGHGKSTKVMDTLSRMYNHYKDSISGTSNENIGDQTSVSQTDAMHSCDVWQSQWEKFLEDENNIGNTTKLEKYLMDDMEKNKDLNVLAWWKVSYERYPTVSKIARNVLAIPTFTVALESTFSTGGRILDCY; via the coding sequence ATGTATGTTGATGATCATTGTCTAGAATTGAGTGAAACGGCAGGGCATCCATCTTCAGAAGATTGGCAGAATGTGAAAGTCTTTCTCAAGTTTCTTGAAATATTTTACCAAACCACTTTGAAATTTTCTGAAACTTCACATATTACCTCTAATTCTTTCTTTCATGAGCTTTTTAATCTTCAAAGCTTAATTGTCCAATATTCTGATGATGTTGATTCTAGCTTGACTAATATGGCTAAGAAGATGAAACTTAAGTTTGATAAATATTGGGCTGATTTTGAGGATATGAATATGttgttatttgttgttgttgtgttggatCCTCGGTACAAAATGAAGTATGTGAAGTTCCTTTTTAGCAAATTTTATAGTCCTTTGGAGGGACACGGAAAGTCTACCAAAGTGATGGATACTTTATCTCGCATGTATAATCACTATAAGGATTCTATATCTGGGACTTCTAATGAAAATATTGGAGATCAAACTAGTGTGAGTCAAACTGATGCAATGCATAGTTGTGATGTGTGGCAATCTCAATGggagaaatttcttgaagatgaGAATAATATTGGTAATACGACTAAGCTTGAGAAGTATTTGATGGATGATATGGAGAAGAATAAGGATTTAAATGTCTTAGCTTGGTGGAAAGTTTCATATGAAAGATATCCAACTGTCTCTAAGATTGCAAGAAATGTGCTTGCTATTCCTACATTTACTGTTGCCTTGGAATCAACTTTTAGCACCGGTGGTCGGATTCTTGATTGTTATTGA
- the LOC104106766 gene encoding O-fucosyltransferase 15 translates to MASRTNSSSNFSESSSYDDHEQPSSVPTPDRVAPLNPGHRNNSFNGLLGFTFGSKKMRKKKPFSQNIAPVGLALFMIAFVLANWWMLSRIQKSGRAPGVEFRFLKANSSTLFIREELVRLGKARKPQKTIYARLLARAAHALAEGQNKPEPKDLWAEPYFVASSWKPCAEQRDLRPSEGKNGYIMVTANGGINQQRVAVCNAVAVARLLDATLVLPKFMYSSVWRDVSQFGDIYQEEHFIDYLKPDIPIVRELPQELQSLDLEAIGSLVTDADVVKEAKPSFYKKYILPILHKNRVVHFLGFGNRLASDPLPFQVQRLRCRCNFHALKFVPKIQETGALLIRRMRQNVTRLGPLDRHLVGSFSKSMMKGERNRGGKVARYLALHLRFEIDMVAHSLCEYGGGEEERNELEAYREIHFPALVELKKTKKLPSSAALKAEGLCPLMPEETVLMLAALGFNRQTRIYLAGAHIYGGKSRLASLTTLYPNLVTKESLLSSAEIEPFKNFSSQLAALDFIVCSAADVFAMTDSGSQFSSLISGFRVYYGGGKMATIRPNKRRLADIFVKNNTIDWRTFEQRVRKAVRQTKRVFSRPVGRSVYRYPRCKECMCNT, encoded by the exons ATGGCTTCTCGAACCAATTCTAGTTCTAATTTCTCAGAATCTTCATCCTACGACGATCACGAACAACCCAGCAGCGTTCCGACTCCGGATCGGGTTGCCCCCCTGAATCCGGGTCATAGGAACAACTCCTTTAACGGGTTGCTGGGTTTCACGTTCGGGTcgaagaagatgaggaagaagAAACCATTTTCTCAGAATATTGCACCTGTGGGATTGGCTCTATTTATGATCGCTTTTGTGTTGGCCAATTGGTGGATGCTTTCCCGGATCCAGAAATCGGGTCGGGCTCCTGGGGTTGAGTTCAGGTTCTTGAAAGCCAATTCCTCCACTTTATTCATTCGG GAAGAACTGGTAAGGCTTGGCAAAGCGAGAAAGCCGCAGAAAACAATCTATGCACGATTGCTGGCGAGGGCTGCTCATGCCTTAGCTGAG GGACAGAATAAACCCGAGCCGAAAGATTTGTGGGCTGAACCCTATTTTGTTGCTTCCTCTTGGAAACCTTGTGCTGAGCAGCGTGACTTGCGACCTAGTG AGGGAAAAAATGGTTACATTATGGTCACTGCAAATGGTGGGATAAATCAACAGCGAGTAGCT GTCTGCAATGCTGTCGCTGTTGCAAGATTACTTGATGCAACCTTGGTTCTTCCCAAATTTATGTACAGTAGCGTATGGAGAGATGTGAG CCAGTTTGGCGATATCTACCAGGAGGAGCATTTCATCGACTACCTGAAACCTGATATCCCTATAGTTAGAGAACTTCCTCAGGAGTTACAGTCATTGGATCTTGAGGCCATTGGCAGTTTG GTGACAGATGCAGATGTTGTAAAAGAAGCAAAGCCAAGTTTCTATAAGAAATATATTCTTCCAATTTTGCATAAAAACAGAGTTGTCCATTTTCTTGGATTTGGGAATCGCTTGGCATCTGACCCGTTGCCATTTCAAGTGCAG AGACTTCGATGCAGATGTAATTTTCATGCTCTGAAATTTGTTCCAAAGATACAAGAAACAGGAGCTTTACTTATTCGAAGAATGCGTCAGAATGTTACACGCTTGGGACCCTTGGATCGTCACCTAGTGGGCTCCTTTTCAAAGTCAATGATGAAGGGTGAACGAAATCGTGGAGGAAAAGTTGCGAGATATTTAGCTTTGCATCTGAGGTTTGAAATTGACATGGTGGCTCATTCCCTCTGTGAATATGGTGGGGGTGAAGAAGAAAGAAATGAACTGGAAGCATATCGTGAAATCCATTTCCCTGCATTGGTGGAGCTTAAGAAGACCAAGAA GTTGCCCTCCTCAGCAGCTCTAAAGGCTGAAGGACTGTGTCCTTTAATGCCTGAAGAGACGGTGCTAATGCTTGCTGCCCTTGGTTTTAATCGGCAGACGCGCATATATTTGGCCGGTGCACATATCTATGGAGGGAAATCAAGACTGGCCTCCTTGACTACCTTGTATCCTAATCTGGTTACAAAGGAAAGCTTACTTTCCTCTGCCGAGATTGAACCGTTCAAGAATTTCTCATCTCAG CTAGCAGCATTGGACTTCATAGTCTGCAGTGCTGCAGACGTGTTTGCCATGACAGACTCGGGAAGCCAATTTTCATCATTGATATCTGGTTTTCGAGTATACTATGGTGGAGGTAAAATGGCTACTATACGTCCAAACAAACGGAGACTCGCTGATATCTTTGTCAAGAACAACACAATAGATTGGAGGACTTTTGAGCAAAGAGTGAGGAAGGCAGTGAGACAAACCAAACGGGTATTTTCACGACCTGTTGGAAGGAGCGTATATAGATATCCACGGTGTAAGGAATGCATGTGCAACACATAG
- the LOC104106764 gene encoding chromatin remodeling protein EBS-like isoform X1, giving the protein MAKTRPGKRDLDSYTIRRTNKVVRAGDCVLMRPSEGDTAPYVARVEKIEADNRNNIKVHVRWYYRPEESLGGRRQFHGAKELFLSDHYDVQSAHTIDGKCIVHSFKNYTKLENVGPEDYYCRFEYKAATGAFVPDRVAVYCKCEMPYNPDDLMVQCEECKDWYHPACVGLTSEQAKQIGDFVCSDCSSEDLKKSHNTYAASPLSNGKVEPKRQKR; this is encoded by the exons ATGGCCAAGACCCGACCTGGAAAACGTGACTTGGACTCTTACACCATTAGACGCACCAACAAAGTTGTCAGAG CTGGAGACTGTGTGTTGATGCGACCATCAGAAGGCGATACGGCTCCATATGTGGCACGTGTAGAAAAAATTGAAGCTGATAACCGGAACAATATAAAGGTGCATGTTAGATGGTATTACCGGCCAGAGGAGTCACTGGGAGGGCGGAGACAGTTTCATGGAGCAAAGGAGTTATTCTTGTCTGACCACTACGATGTCCAAAGTGCCCACACTATAGATGGGAAGTGCATTGTTCACTCTTTCAAGAACTATACTAAGCTTGAGAATGTTGGTCCGGAGGATTACTACTGCCGGTTTGAGTATAAAGCAGCAACCGGAGCTTTTGTGCCAGATCGTGTTGCAGT GTATTGCAAATGCGAGATGCCATATAACCCAGATGATTTAATGGTACAATGTGAGGAGTGCAAGGACTG GTATCATCCAGCCTGTGTGGGCCTGACTAGTGAACAAGCTAAACAAATAGGTGACTTTGTTTGTTCCGACTGCTCGTCCGAAGATCTGAAGAAGTCTCATAATACTTATGCTGCATCCCCTCTGTCTAATGGCAAG GTTGAGCCGAAGCGCCAGAAGAGGTAG
- the LOC104106764 gene encoding chromatin remodeling protein EBS-like isoform X2 → MAKTRPGKRDLDSYTIRRTNKVVRAGDCVLMRPSEGDTAPYVARVEKIEADNRNNIKVHVRWYYRPEESLGGRRQFHGAKELFLSDHYDVQSAHTIDGKCIVHSFKNYTKLENVGPEDYYCRFEYKAATGAFVPDRVAVYCKCEMPYNPDDLMVQCEECKDWYHPACVGLTSEQAKQIGDFVCSDCSSEDLKKSHNTYAASPLSNGKDSCY, encoded by the exons ATGGCCAAGACCCGACCTGGAAAACGTGACTTGGACTCTTACACCATTAGACGCACCAACAAAGTTGTCAGAG CTGGAGACTGTGTGTTGATGCGACCATCAGAAGGCGATACGGCTCCATATGTGGCACGTGTAGAAAAAATTGAAGCTGATAACCGGAACAATATAAAGGTGCATGTTAGATGGTATTACCGGCCAGAGGAGTCACTGGGAGGGCGGAGACAGTTTCATGGAGCAAAGGAGTTATTCTTGTCTGACCACTACGATGTCCAAAGTGCCCACACTATAGATGGGAAGTGCATTGTTCACTCTTTCAAGAACTATACTAAGCTTGAGAATGTTGGTCCGGAGGATTACTACTGCCGGTTTGAGTATAAAGCAGCAACCGGAGCTTTTGTGCCAGATCGTGTTGCAGT GTATTGCAAATGCGAGATGCCATATAACCCAGATGATTTAATGGTACAATGTGAGGAGTGCAAGGACTG GTATCATCCAGCCTGTGTGGGCCTGACTAGTGAACAAGCTAAACAAATAGGTGACTTTGTTTGTTCCGACTGCTCGTCCGAAGATCTGAAGAAGTCTCATAATACTTATGCTGCATCCCCTCTGTCTAATGGCAAG GACTCTTGTTATTAG
- the LOC104106763 gene encoding homeobox protein knotted-1-like LET6 isoform X1 gives MEGGGSSGNTSCLMGYNGDDNNNNSGNAALCPPPMMMMMMPPPINNNNAESSNNIGGNNNNNILFLPFMDNNNNNPHEDANCSSTSIKSKIMAHPHYPRLLSAYVNCQKIGAPPEVVARLEEVCATSATIGRNSGGIIGEDPALDQFMEAYCEMLTKYEQELSKPFKEAMVFLSRIECQFKALTLTSSCESVAALGEAIDRNGSSEEEVDVNNGFIDPQAEDQELKGQLLRKYSGYLGSLKQEFMKKRKKGKLPKEARQQLLDWWTRHYKWPYPSESQKLALAESTGLDQKQINNWFINQRKRHWKPSEDMQFVVMDAAHPHYYMDNVLGNPFPMDMTPTLL, from the exons ATGGAGGGGGGTGGTTCTAGTGGAAATACTTCATGTTTAATGGGTTATAACGGagatgacaacaacaacaacagtggAAATGCAGCCCTATGTCCTCCtccaatgatgatgatgatgatgcctcCTCCTATTAATAATAACAATGCAGAAAGCAGCAATAATATtggtggcaacaacaacaacaatatcctGTTTCTTCCTTTCAtggacaacaacaacaataatccaCATGAAGACGCAAACTGTTCTTCTACTTCCATCAAGTCTAAGATTATGGCTCATCCTCACTACCCTCGTCTCTTGTCTGCTTATGTCAATTGTCAAAAG ATAGGAGCTCCGCCGGAAGTGGTGGCAAGGCTAGAGGAAGTATGTGCCACGTCAGCAACAATAGGCCGTAACAGTGGCGGCATTATCGGAGAAGATCCAGCGCTAGATCAGTTCATGGAAGCTTACTGTGAAATGCTGACAAAATATGAACAAGAACTCTCAAAACCCTTTAAGGAAGCCATGGTTTTTCTCTCAAGAATTGAGTGCCAGTTCAAAGCTCTCACTCTTACTTCCTCCTGTGAATCTG TTGCAGCTCTTGGTGAGGCAATCGATAGAAATGGATCATCTGAAGAGGAGGTTGATGTGAATAATGGTTTCATCGACCCTCAGGCTGAAGATCAAGAACTGAAAGGTCAATTGCTGCGCAAATACAGCGGTTACTTGGGTAGCCTTAAGCAGGAGTtcatgaagaagaggaagaaaggCAAACTGCCTAAGGAAGCAAGGCAACAACTGCTGGACTGGTGGACCAGACATTACAAATGGCCATATCCATCG GAATCCCAGAAGCTGGCACTTGCTGAATCTACAGGATTGGACCAGAAGCAAATAAACAACTGGTTTATCAACCAAAGAAAAAGGCACTGGAAACCTTCAGAGGATATGCAGTTTGTGGTAATGGATGCTGCTCATCCACATTACTATATGGACAATGTTCTGGGTAATCCTTTCCCAATGGATATGACACCAACTCTCCTCTAA
- the LOC104106763 gene encoding homeobox protein knotted-1-like LET6 isoform X2 produces the protein MEGGGSSGNTSCLMGYNGDDNNNNSGNAALCPPPMMMMMMPPPINNNNAESSNNIGGNNNNNILFLPFMDNNNNNPHEDANCSSTSIKSKIMAHPHYPRLLSAYVNCQKIGAPPEVVARLEEVCATSATIGRNSGGIIGEDPALDQFMEAYCEMLTKYEQELSKPFKEAMVFLSRIECQFKALTLTSSCESALGEAIDRNGSSEEEVDVNNGFIDPQAEDQELKGQLLRKYSGYLGSLKQEFMKKRKKGKLPKEARQQLLDWWTRHYKWPYPSESQKLALAESTGLDQKQINNWFINQRKRHWKPSEDMQFVVMDAAHPHYYMDNVLGNPFPMDMTPTLL, from the exons ATGGAGGGGGGTGGTTCTAGTGGAAATACTTCATGTTTAATGGGTTATAACGGagatgacaacaacaacaacagtggAAATGCAGCCCTATGTCCTCCtccaatgatgatgatgatgatgcctcCTCCTATTAATAATAACAATGCAGAAAGCAGCAATAATATtggtggcaacaacaacaacaatatcctGTTTCTTCCTTTCAtggacaacaacaacaataatccaCATGAAGACGCAAACTGTTCTTCTACTTCCATCAAGTCTAAGATTATGGCTCATCCTCACTACCCTCGTCTCTTGTCTGCTTATGTCAATTGTCAAAAG ATAGGAGCTCCGCCGGAAGTGGTGGCAAGGCTAGAGGAAGTATGTGCCACGTCAGCAACAATAGGCCGTAACAGTGGCGGCATTATCGGAGAAGATCCAGCGCTAGATCAGTTCATGGAAGCTTACTGTGAAATGCTGACAAAATATGAACAAGAACTCTCAAAACCCTTTAAGGAAGCCATGGTTTTTCTCTCAAGAATTGAGTGCCAGTTCAAAGCTCTCACTCTTACTTCCTCCTGTGAATCTG CTCTTGGTGAGGCAATCGATAGAAATGGATCATCTGAAGAGGAGGTTGATGTGAATAATGGTTTCATCGACCCTCAGGCTGAAGATCAAGAACTGAAAGGTCAATTGCTGCGCAAATACAGCGGTTACTTGGGTAGCCTTAAGCAGGAGTtcatgaagaagaggaagaaaggCAAACTGCCTAAGGAAGCAAGGCAACAACTGCTGGACTGGTGGACCAGACATTACAAATGGCCATATCCATCG GAATCCCAGAAGCTGGCACTTGCTGAATCTACAGGATTGGACCAGAAGCAAATAAACAACTGGTTTATCAACCAAAGAAAAAGGCACTGGAAACCTTCAGAGGATATGCAGTTTGTGGTAATGGATGCTGCTCATCCACATTACTATATGGACAATGTTCTGGGTAATCCTTTCCCAATGGATATGACACCAACTCTCCTCTAA